One window of the Dryobates pubescens isolate bDryPub1 chromosome 13, bDryPub1.pri, whole genome shotgun sequence genome contains the following:
- the DHX40 gene encoding probable ATP-dependent RNA helicase DHX40, giving the protein MESTAVLPIRRYRRALVEAVREQPFLIVTGETGSGKSTQLPKYLFEAGLAKHGAIGVTQPRRVATISVAQRVAEEMGCALGSVVGYQVRFDDCTTEDTAIKYMTDGCLLRHILADPLLSQYSVIVLDEAHERSLSTDILFGLLKKLFLQKKPPDRKIAMKVVVMSATLEVDKLSEFFGDCSVLHIPGRNYPVKEIFCNLLSPRDVGSSAYVTEAVKVTLDIHLNEPKGDILVFLTGQIEIERACDLLFKRAESIDYRYEVHDRAVEGLLILPLYGSMSTDQQKRIFLPAPTGIRKCVVSTNIAATSLTIEGVRYVVDSGFVKQLNHNPRVGLDILEVVPISKSEAMQRAGRAGRTSSGKSYRLYSRDFWEQCMPDHTVPEIRRTSLTSVILTLKCLSVHDVIRFPYLDCPEERHILEALKELYQCDAIDRRGHVTRLGEFLVQFPLPPNLACAVIKAASLDCEDLMLPIAAMLSVENVFIRPGDPQKQKEAELQHQELSSQVGGCNDFATLLNIFEQCKASKSPSAWCQKYWIHWRALKSAFSVEKQLREIITKLKQLPDFPKETFEGSRTEILRRCLCAGYFINVARRSAARTFCTMDGHGSIVYIHPSSTLYNQETQLEWIIFHDVTVTSKIYVRTVCPVRYEWVKDLLPRLHQIDAYELSSVAREEVTEEEISKWKHKEDLKRQYETVTDNSAKKMERRNDDKSILDARARYLERKQQRAQGLSAAVKETG; this is encoded by the exons ATGGAGAGTACTGCCGTTCTGCCCATCCGCCGGTACCGGCGCGCCCTGGTGGAGGCTGTGAGggagcagcccttcctcatcGTTACCGGCGAGACGGGCAGCGGCAAAAGCACGCAGCTGCCCAAGTACCTCTTCGAGGCAG GCCTTGCCAAGCATGGGGCCATCGGTGTCACCCAGCCCCGGCGCGTTGCCACCATCTCGGTGGCACAGCGGGTGGCCGAGGAGATGGGCTGCGCCCTGGGGAGTGTTGTCGGGTACCAGGTCCGCTTTGATGACTGCACCACTGAG GATACTGCCATCAAGTATATGACCGATGGCTGCTTGCTGAGGCACATACTGGCAGATCCCCTTCTCAGCCAGTACAGTGTCATCGTTCTGGATGAAGCCCATGAGCGGAGCCTCAGCACT GACATTTTATTTGGCTTGCTGAAGAAGCTGTTCCTACAGAAGAAACCACCAGACAGGAAGATTGccatgaaggtggtggtgaTGTCAGCCACCCTGGAGGTGGACAAGCTCTCAGAGTTCTTTGGTGACTGTTCAGTGCTGCATATTCCAGGAAGAAATTATCCTGTCAAGGAGATATTCTGCAACCTGCTGAGCCCGAGGGATGTAGGCAGCTCTGCGTACGTTACAGAG gCTGTAAAAGTGACGCTGGACATCCACTTAAACGAACCAAAAGGTGACATCTTGGTTTTCCTGACAG GTCAAATTGAGATAGAAAGAGCTTGTGACTTACTTTTCAAGAGAGCAGAGTCCATCGATTACCGGTACGAAGTACACGATCGGGCTGTTGAAGGCCTGCTCATCTTACCATTGTATGGGTCCATGTCAACAG ATCAACAGAAAAGAATATTTTTGCCTGCTCCCACAGGCATTAGAAAGTGTGTGGTGTCCACAAACATTGCTGCAACGTCTCTGACGATTGAAGGAGTCAG ATATGTAGTAGATAGTGGATTTGTGAAGCAGTTGAACCATAACCCCAGAGTTGGCTTGGACATACTGGAGGTGGTTCCCATTTCAAA GAGTGAAGCGATGCAGCGAGCTGGCCGAGCTGGCAGGACATCCTCTGGGAAAAGCTATAGGCTGTACAGCAGAGACTTCTGGGAGCAATGTATGCCTGACCACACGGTGCCAGAGATCAGGAGGACCAGTCTGACATCTGTCATCCTGACTTTGAAGTGCCTTTCGGTGCATGATGTCATAAG ATTTCCCTATTTGGACTGCCCTGAGGAAAGACACATTTTAGAAGCTCTCAAGGAACTTTACCAGTGTGATGCTATTGACAG GAGAGGCCACGTGACAAGACTGGGTGAATTCCTGGTGcagtttcccctccctcccaacctggCCTGTGCTGTTATAAAAGCTGCTTCTCTTGACTGTGAGGATCTGATGCTTCCCATAGCAGCCATGTTGTCTGTGGAAAATGTCTTCATTCGTCCAG GTGACCCTCAGAAGCAAAAGGAGGCTGAGCTTCAGCACCAGGAACTTTCCTCACAAGTGGGAGGCTGCAATGACTTTGCAACTCTCTTAAATATCTTTGAACAGTGCAAAGCAAG CAAGTCTCCTTCAGCTTGGTGCCAGAAATACTGGATCCATTGGAGAGCTTTAAAATCTGCTTTCAGTGTGGAAAAACAGCTGCGGGAAATAATCACCAAACTGAAACAG CTTCCAGACTTCCCTAAAGAGACATTTGAAGGCTCCAGGACAGAAATACTAAGAAGATGTCTGTGTGCAGGATACTTCATCAATGTTGCTAGGAG GTCTGCAGCCAGGACATTCTGCACAATGGATGGACATGGCAGCATAGTTTATATCCATCCTTCATCTACA CTGTATAACCAGGAGACTCAGCTGGAGTGGATCATTTTCCATGATGTCACAGTGACATCCAAAATCTACGTGCGGACGGTGTGTCCCGTTCGCTACGAATGGGTCAAAGACTTGTTGCCCAGATTGCATCAGATTGATGCATATGAACTGAGCAGTGTGGCACGGGAAGAAGTAACTGAAGAGGAAATAAGCAAGTGGAAGCATAAAGAGGACCTTAAAAGGCAGTATG AAACAGTCACAGACAACTCTGCAAAGAAGATGGAGAGAAGGAATGATGACAAATCAATACTGGATGCCCGAGCTCGCTATCttgagagaaagcagcaaagaGCCCAGGGTTTAAGTGCTGCAGTGAAAGAAACAGGGTAA